AAATCAAAGGACAGATTTTGTTAATGGAACTACTTTCATCCATTAACAAAGTCTAATCTTTGTTCATTCAAGAAGAAAGGCAGAGGCGTGTGGGAAGTTCTAATACTTACATTGACTCCACTGCTCTTGCTGTGAAAGGTTCCAATTCTAATTCCTTTTTCTCTGGGGGCAAGAATTCTAAGGGCAAGGATAGGCCTGTTTGTACTCATTGTGGGAAACTTGGTCATACTGTGGAGAAGTGCTTCAAATTGCATGGATTCCCTCCTGGATTCAAGCCTAAAGGAAAGACTTCAATGGTGAATCAAGTGGGTGTTCAAGAAGATCTTGTAGAGAACAATCAATCAGTCATTGATGCTAATCAATTTCCTTTTACTAAGGAACAATGTCAGCAGTTCTTGGCTATGTTGGGCAATCAGATGCAAGCTGCTCAATTTAATATGGGAAATAAGGAGGTTCATATGGCTAGTAATGTGATCAAGTCTCATTCAAACTCTCAAGTAGCACACCAAGCAAGTGTTTCCCAGTCTGACAATGTTCTCAATATGTCAGGTATGACCCTTTTTTAAGGCATTACTTTGAGgcattctgttttttttttgctcaagtAGTGAATGGGACAGCCTTTAATAGAGATACTTGGGTTATTGACACTGGGGCAATTGACCATATTGTGCATTCTGTTCATTTGTTTACTAATTTTACTGCCATTAGCACTAATGTTGAGCTTCCAAATGGTGAAACAGCTATGGTAACCCATATAGGTTCTATTTCCCTTTCAGCCACTTTAGTTCTTCATAATGTTCTTTGTGtcccttctttctcttttaacCTTTTGTCAGTCAGTCAACTTACACAATCTTCTTCCTATTGCCTTATTTTCTTAGCAAATCTTTGTTTCATACAGGACCTTATTTGCTGGAGGACGATTGGTGTGGGTGAAGTTCATGATGGGTTGTATTTGCTGCAGCAAAACCCTTCAGATGCTTGTACCTCTCCAATCAACTCTAGTTCATCCTTTCAATCtctcttcaattttgttttcaagtCTGTTCTAAATAAATCACAATCTCCTGTAATCAATAATGTTGTTGTATCTTCTTCTTTATGGCATCTCATATTAGGACATTCCTCTAATGCTAAACTTTCTTCCTTAAAGAATGTACTTTCTGATGTTGTTTGTACTTTTAATAAAGATTGTGAGATTTGTCCACTTGCAAAGCATAAAAGACTGCCTTTTCCTTTTCTAAATCACATTTCAGAATTCCCCTTTGATATTGTGCACTATGATATTTGGGGTCCATATTCAGTCCCTACTGTTGATGGCCATAAATACTTCCTTACTATTGTTGATGATTGTACTAGGTTAACTTGGGTTTATCTCATGAAGTCCAAGTCTGATACTAGGCCTCTTTTACAATCCTTTTATTTCATAATCAAAACTCAGTTCAACAAATCTATTAAGGTTTTTAGAACAAATAATGGTCTTGAGTTTCAAATGATTGATTTCTTCAATAGTCATGGTATCATACACCAACATAGTTGTGTTgccactccacaacaaaattctgTTGTGGAGAGGAAACATCAACATATTTTGTGTGTTGCAAGGGCTATGAGAATTCAGTCTAATGTCCCTATTGCCTATTGGGGTGACTGTATTCTCACTGCAGTGCATCTCATTAATAGGCTTCCATCCCCTCTTCTTCATCATAAAACCCCTTTTGAGTTGCTTTATGGTAAGATCCCTGATTATCATTCTCTTAGGGTGTTTAGTTGTCTATGTTTTGCATCCACATTGGCTCATATCAGGTCTTAATTTGATCCTAGAGCCATCAAATgtgttttcttgggttatcctTTTGCTGTTAAAGGTTACAAATTACTTGATTTACATTCTAAAAGGATTTTTGTTTCAAGGGATGTTACTTTTCATGAGTCAATTTTTCCCTTTCACTCTATTCCATCTTCAACTTTGTCTTCTCCCTCTAATCCTTTATCTCAGATTTGTACTCCTGATGCTCCACCTTTACCTATTGATGATCCTATTACACATTCTAAGGTCCATTCTCATACTGTTAGTCTAGAATCTCACATCCTTGAAGATCATTTTTCTAATCTTCCAAAAGATTTGTCCATATACTTACCTAATGACATTGTTGATGATGTTGTTTTACAACTTGATCCTATTCCTCCAGCCTTACCTACTGCTTCTATTCCCTCTCTTAGAAGGTCTACTAGGATGTCTAAACCTCCTCCATATCTCCAATCCTATCAATGCAATACAGTTTCTACTAGGTATCccatttctaattttgtttcttctcaaCATTTGTCACTTAGCTATTCTTACTTCTGCAATAGTATTTCTGCCCTTAAGGAACCTCAATTTTATCATCAAGCTGTTAGTGATCCTAACTGGGAAGCTGCTATGGCAGCTGAAATTGATGCATTGGAACAAAATCATACATGGTCTGTGGTTCCTTTGCCACCAAATAAGAGGGCTGTTGGCTGTAAGTGGGTATTTAGAATTCAATACAAGGCTGATGGTAGCATAGAAAGGTACAAGGCACGGTTGGTTGCCAAAGGTTATACCCAACAAGAGAGCTTGGACTACACTGAGACCTTATCCCTTGTGGCTAAAATGGTCACTGTTAAGCTGTTTTTGGCATTGGCTGCTGTGCAAGGTTGGGTTCTTCACCAATTAGATGTTAATAATGCTTTTCTAAATGGTGATCTTCATGAAGAAGTCTACATGTCTCTTCCTCCTGGTTTGCACAGCAAGGGGGAGTTGGATAGTAAGGGGGAGTCTAAGGGGGAATTGGTTTGCAAGTTGCATAAATCATTGTATGGCCTTAAGCAAGCTTCAAGGCCATGGTTTTCAAAGTTTTCAAACACCTTAttgcaacatggttttgttcaaTCCAAAGCAGATTATTCTTTATTCATTAAGAAGGATGGCAGATTGTTCATTGCTCTTctagtttatgttgatgatattctcATTGGTAGCAATGATCCTAAAGCTGTGGAAGATCTTAAGGTGTATCTAGACAAGCATTTCAAACTAAAGGATGTGGGTAGTTTGAAGTATTTTCTAGGTTTAGAGGTTGCAAGATCACAAAAGGGCATTTCATTATGTCAGAGAAAATATGCTCTTGAAATTGTTCATGATGCTGGAATGCTTGGTTGTAAACCAGCTAGAACTCCCATGGAAGCCAGTTTAAAGTTGAGCAAAGATGATAGTGAGTTACTACATGATGCTAGAATGTATAGAAGGCTAATAGGTAGACTGCTGTTCTTAACAATCACTAGGCCAGACATTTCTTACTCTGTGCATAGGTTAAGTCAGTACATGTCTAAAGCCTAGAAATCCTCATTTGAAGGCAGCATATAGAGTCATTCAATACATTAAAGGCACGGCAGGTCAAGGGTTGTTATTTCCATCAAATACTTCACTGCACATAAAAGCTTTTGCAGATGCAGATTGGGCAACTTGTCCAGATTCTAGAAGGTCCATTAcaggtttttgtgttttcttagGTGACTCATTGGTCTCTTGGAAGTCTAAGAAACAAAATACAGTCTCTAGATCTACTGCAGAGGCTGAGTATAGATCAATGGATGTGGCTATGTGTGAAGTGACCTGGATTCTATACTTGTTGAAGGATCTAAATATAGAACATGACAAGGCTGCTTTGTTATTCAGTGACAGTGAGGCAGTAATCCACATAGGGTCTAACCTTGTGTTTCATGAGCGCACAAAACATATTGAAATAGACTGTTATATTGTGAGAGACAAGGTGCAAGATGGAGTTATAAGGTTGATAAATATTAGGAGTCATTCTCAATTGGCAGATTTATTGACAAAAGCCTTGAATCTAAGTTAATTTACAGTCTTAATTGGCAAGATGGGAATCCTGAATATTCATTCCAATGGTGtccatcttgagggggagtgtcaAAGATtgaagcagcagcagcagtaaAGTATGCAGCAACAGTAACAGTTAGATTCAGAGCATGAGTCAGACTTAGAACAAAAAAGCAATGACTTGTAGTTTTGTATAGTTCATTGTGTATAAACTGTATGTAGTTTTAGCTCTATTGTTTATAGCCTTTAGTGTTGCACGTGAGAGAGCACGTGAGTTTTTAGTTTAGTGTTACGTGAGTTAGTTAATCTGTTAATTTGTTAAGTTAGTTATTGATGCTCtgtttttgtatataaaaagcACAACTGTAATCATTCATTAAGTGAATAAGATTTTCATTtcaacaaaatcttataaatcCAGTTACTAGAATACCCTTCATATTATACAAGCAAGACATGCATTAATCCAACAACCATAAAGAAAATTATGAGGAAAAAGATATTTTgacaaagcaataaaaatataatgaagcAAAGAAAGCCGAGACATACACAACACGCTAGGGAAGCAAGTTGAATATCCCATCCTAACTTCCATGAGTTAAAGTTCCGCTGCAAGGCAGCTACTATGACAGTGGATTGCACAAAACTGAGGAGACACTGTAGAGTGGACAGCTTTAGCTTGGCAGGATATTGCGTAAGAAGCTATGGTTGCATGATGAGCCATAATGACCAAGCTACAGAACAAAGAAACATAAGCACAGGGCCTACAATCAAGTTCTTATGACCCCCAACGTGAGATGTTTCAGTGCTGCTTCCCACAGGGCTTGGAGCATGGGGGTTTTTCAAAGGAGGACCTCGGTAGAAGCTAAGTAGCATGGCTCCTCCAACAGTTATGAACATACCGACAATCTTCAATATACCATAAAATTAGCTCCAACCTACAGTCTCCATCCTAccattttgtgtttttcaataaatttgtgATAAATGCTAGCAAGAATAAGATAGCTAAAAGATAGACGTAACCAATTAACTATTTTTCATCTGTAGAATGaatgatttcaagacccaagaagtagctgagatgttcaagatctttcatctcaaattgttGACCGAGAAAATTTTTGAGATCTTTCATATTATACAAGCATGATGCCTTCgtactttggttgacaacctcaagttagtctcacatccaccttgagtttgaggggggctgttaacgtgtatagtgttgtggggtttaggcccaactagattacttgtatagcacaaaTTATTGTACTGCActcatatgcctcctatataaagacactcatttatattctttcatttgagaaatacaatattactgcattcagtatttctaacagtGCATAATTCTTCTTAATCATTAGAGGCATTTGGTTACCTATCACTAGGTCTAGATTGGCTTGCAAACTACAGTCTTAAGGATgacttgactttttttttttctttttggtgatgTGGCTAGCTAGATTTATGAAGTTGCTTCCAAATCaccccaaaataaaaatccaa
This DNA window, taken from Quercus robur chromosome 2, dhQueRobu3.1, whole genome shotgun sequence, encodes the following:
- the LOC126697011 gene encoding WAT1-related protein At1g09380-like — translated: MNLYKDIKVAVVNHQTVLAMILIQLSYAGMALISKAAFNEGMSPLVLNAYRQAIATIVLAPFAFLLERSFNKYRIQVTSHIATSIDLYSASAVDLETVFCFLDFQETNESPKKTQKPVMDLLESGQVAQSASAKAFMCSEVFDGNNNP